Proteins encoded within one genomic window of Microbacterium soli:
- a CDS encoding riboflavin synthase → MFTGIIEEIGEIAAIAPSGDGWRLTVRAPRAASDAVHGESIAVSGVCLTVVGSTADTFDADVMKQTLDVSALGTMGVGSRVNIEKAMPVGARLGGHIVQGHVDGTGTVLEVRPGEQWRVLRISLPAELAPLVVDKGSISVAGTSLTVSAVSSPAEEEAWFEVSLIPETLDATVLGALGPGDVVNLETDILARHVERLLAFRTLPEGGSR, encoded by the coding sequence ATGTTCACCGGAATCATCGAGGAGATCGGCGAGATCGCCGCCATCGCGCCGTCCGGCGACGGCTGGCGCCTCACCGTGCGCGCGCCCCGCGCCGCATCCGATGCCGTGCACGGCGAGTCGATCGCCGTCAGCGGCGTATGCCTGACGGTGGTCGGGTCGACTGCGGACACCTTCGACGCAGACGTGATGAAACAGACTCTCGACGTGTCGGCGCTGGGCACGATGGGCGTCGGCTCCCGGGTGAACATCGAGAAGGCCATGCCCGTCGGCGCGCGTCTGGGCGGTCACATCGTGCAGGGCCACGTCGACGGCACCGGGACGGTGCTCGAGGTGAGGCCCGGGGAGCAGTGGCGCGTGCTGCGCATCTCCCTGCCCGCCGAGCTGGCGCCGCTCGTCGTCGACAAGGGCTCCATCAGCGTCGCCGGCACCTCCCTGACCGTCAGTGCCGTCAGCTCCCCCGCGGAGGAGGAGGCCTGGTTCGAGGTCTCCCTCATCCCCGAGACGCTCGACGCGACCGTCCTCGGCGCCCTGGGCCCCGGGGACGTCGTCAACCTCGAGACCGACATCCTCGCCCGACACGTGGAGCGCCTGCTCGCGTTCCGCACCCTCCCGGAAGGAGGCTCACGATGA
- the ribD gene encoding bifunctional diaminohydroxyphosphoribosylaminopyrimidine deaminase/5-amino-6-(5-phosphoribosylamino)uracil reductase RibD, giving the protein MAVTDAEREAMGRALELASRGPRGLNPQVGAVLLSPTGEILAEGWHRGSGTPHAEVDALSRLTPGQARGATAVVTLEPCDHTGRTGPCSLALIAAGVSRVVYALDDPGERSGGGAERLRAADIEVVSGVRADAVRALIGDWLTVQRLGRPHVTVKWAQSLDGRAAASDGTSRWITGPAARADVHRRRSASDAIVVGTGTILADDPSLTARDGDRLLSHQPTPVVIGARPTPPDAAVRRHPHAPLFYDTHDLGVVLADLRARGVQRVFVEGGPTLAAAFLTAGLADSVLVYIAPVLLGGDRLALTDIGVETIARAHRLTIDEWLPLGDDLLAVAHPSGLEEGD; this is encoded by the coding sequence ATGGCAGTGACCGACGCGGAACGCGAGGCGATGGGTCGCGCCCTCGAACTCGCCTCCCGCGGACCGCGCGGACTGAACCCGCAGGTCGGCGCGGTCCTCCTCTCCCCCACGGGCGAGATTCTCGCCGAGGGCTGGCACCGCGGCTCCGGCACCCCGCATGCCGAGGTCGACGCGCTGTCGAGGCTCACCCCCGGACAGGCGCGCGGCGCGACAGCCGTCGTCACCCTGGAGCCGTGCGATCACACCGGCCGCACGGGCCCGTGCTCCCTGGCGCTCATCGCCGCGGGCGTCTCCCGCGTGGTGTACGCCCTCGACGACCCCGGTGAGCGCTCCGGCGGCGGGGCGGAACGGCTGCGCGCCGCCGACATCGAAGTCGTCTCCGGCGTGCGGGCGGACGCCGTCCGCGCCCTCATCGGCGACTGGCTGACCGTGCAGCGGCTGGGCCGCCCGCACGTCACCGTGAAGTGGGCGCAGAGCCTGGACGGCCGCGCGGCCGCATCCGACGGCACCAGCCGGTGGATCACCGGACCCGCGGCTCGCGCCGACGTGCACCGCCGGCGCTCGGCATCCGATGCCATCGTCGTCGGGACCGGGACGATCCTGGCCGACGATCCGTCGCTGACGGCCCGCGACGGCGACCGGCTGCTCTCCCACCAGCCGACGCCCGTCGTGATCGGCGCGCGGCCCACACCCCCCGACGCGGCCGTGCGACGGCATCCGCACGCCCCGCTGTTCTACGACACCCACGATCTGGGCGTCGTGCTCGCCGACCTGCGCGCCCGAGGCGTCCAGCGGGTGTTCGTCGAGGGCGGGCCGACGCTGGCCGCCGCGTTCCTCACCGCAGGGCTCGCCGACAGCGTGCTGGTCTACATCGCACCCGTGCTGCTGGGCGGCGACAGGCTCGCGCTCACCGACATCGGCGTGGAGACCATCGCCCGCGCCCATCGCCTGACGATCGACGAGTGGCTTCCGCTCGGCGACGACCTGTTGGCCGTCGCGCACCCGTCGGGACTGGAAGAAGGAGACTGA
- a CDS encoding Fpg/Nei family DNA glycosylase, with product MPEMPEVQGLVDFLGERAVDRAISRTSVGEIAALKTFDPPHTTLHGATITATARHGKFLRLACGDDLHLVFHLAKAGWLRWYDELPTTLIKPGRSPIALRVALDDGSGFDLTEAGTKKSLAVHVVRDPQDVPGIARLGPDPLDPSFTRDAFASLLEGRRMQIKGLLRDQSVIAGIGNAYSDEILHVAKMSPYAPSGKLDDGAVTRLYDALQRTLRGAVAEASGRPPAELKDAKRAGFRVHARRGEACPECGDTIRSVFFADRSLEYCPTCQTGGRPLADRRLSRLLK from the coding sequence ATGCCGGAGATGCCGGAGGTGCAGGGGCTCGTCGACTTCCTCGGCGAGCGCGCGGTGGACCGCGCGATCTCGCGGACCAGCGTGGGTGAGATCGCGGCGCTGAAGACCTTCGATCCGCCGCACACCACTCTGCACGGGGCGACCATCACCGCGACGGCGCGGCACGGGAAGTTCTTGCGTCTCGCCTGCGGGGACGACCTTCATCTCGTCTTCCACCTGGCGAAAGCCGGTTGGCTGCGCTGGTACGACGAGCTGCCGACGACCCTGATCAAGCCGGGACGCAGTCCCATCGCCCTGCGGGTCGCGCTCGACGACGGGAGCGGGTTCGACCTCACCGAGGCGGGGACGAAGAAGTCGCTCGCCGTGCACGTCGTGCGCGACCCGCAGGATGTGCCCGGCATCGCGCGCCTCGGCCCCGATCCCCTGGACCCGTCGTTCACCCGCGACGCGTTCGCATCGCTGCTCGAGGGCAGACGGATGCAGATCAAGGGCCTGCTGCGGGATCAGAGCGTCATCGCGGGCATCGGCAACGCGTACAGCGATGAGATCCTGCACGTGGCGAAGATGTCGCCGTACGCCCCCTCCGGCAAACTCGACGATGGCGCCGTCACCCGACTGTACGACGCCCTGCAGCGCACCCTCCGCGGCGCCGTCGCGGAGGCATCCGGCAGACCGCCCGCCGAGCTGAAGGACGCCAAGCGCGCAGGATTCCGCGTGCATGCCCGCCGCGGCGAGGCGTGTCCGGAGTGCGGCGACACCATCCGCAGCGTCTTCTTCGCGGACCGCAGCCTGGAGTACTGCCCCACGTGCCAGACCGGCGGCAGGCCTCTCGCCGACCGCCGTCTGTCGCGTCTGCTGAAGTGA
- a CDS encoding GNAT family N-acetyltransferase — protein sequence MESVVLRTERLVLSIPTGADVDAITAACQDAAVQRYTTVPKPYARADATDFVRLVSEWWGEGSSTTWAIRHDDRFAGAVGLADIDDGVADLGYWLAPDARGRGIASEAVRGVVAWGFDGPLTLHRISWRAVVGNLGSAHTARAAGFRYEGRMREAFRHGAHRDDAWIAGLLATDDRTPVDWPVL from the coding sequence ATGGAGTCCGTCGTCCTGCGCACCGAACGCCTCGTCCTCAGCATCCCGACCGGCGCGGATGTCGACGCGATCACCGCGGCATGCCAGGATGCGGCGGTGCAGCGATACACCACGGTGCCGAAGCCGTATGCCCGTGCCGATGCGACGGATTTCGTCCGGCTGGTCTCCGAGTGGTGGGGTGAGGGGTCGAGCACGACGTGGGCGATCCGCCACGATGACCGTTTCGCCGGCGCGGTCGGTCTGGCTGACATCGACGACGGCGTCGCCGACCTCGGATACTGGCTGGCGCCCGACGCACGGGGACGGGGAATCGCCTCCGAGGCGGTGCGCGGCGTCGTGGCATGGGGGTTCGACGGACCACTGACGCTGCATCGGATCTCCTGGCGCGCGGTGGTCGGCAACCTCGGCTCCGCGCACACCGCCCGGGCGGCCGGATTCCGGTACGAGGGCAGGATGCGCGAGGCGTTTCGCCATGGCGCACACCGCGACGATGCCTGGATCGCAGGTCTCCTGGCGACCGACGATCGCACTCCTGTCGACTGGCCGGTGCTCTGA
- the ribA gene encoding GTP cyclohydrolase II, with amino-acid sequence MSLATIDEALQALRAGEPVIVADDENRENEGDIIISAELATAETMARMVRWTSGLICAPMPAELADLLNLPPMVARNEDARSTAYTVSVDAAEGVTTGISAHDRAHTLNVLANPASTAASIIRPGHILPLRAVDGGVRERGGHTEAAVELMRLAGLSPVGAIAEVVADDGSMMRLPGLQELGAREGIPVITIEQLIAHLDEIDPRDPDERAGGVGRRVTLRADATVPTEHGTFRFLAYKDRVNGADHIAVVSGTPGETALVRVHSECLTGEAFGSQKCECGPQLRASLDLVGEQGGVVVYMRGHEGRGIGLINKLRAYSLQEDGLDTVDANLALGLPADARDYAAAADILADLGISRVRLLTNNTDKVAQLRAMGLDVVEQVPLIVGVGPNNHQYLETKRDRMGHIIGETELAAALARGKDHA; translated from the coding sequence ATGAGCCTTGCCACCATCGATGAGGCCCTCCAGGCGCTGCGCGCCGGAGAGCCCGTCATCGTCGCCGACGATGAGAACCGCGAGAACGAGGGCGACATCATCATCTCGGCGGAACTGGCCACCGCCGAGACCATGGCGCGGATGGTGCGCTGGACCTCGGGCCTGATCTGCGCGCCGATGCCCGCCGAACTCGCCGATCTGCTCAACCTGCCGCCCATGGTGGCGCGCAACGAGGACGCCCGGTCCACCGCGTACACGGTCAGTGTCGACGCCGCCGAGGGCGTCACCACCGGCATCAGCGCGCACGACCGCGCGCACACGCTGAACGTGCTGGCGAACCCCGCCTCCACCGCCGCGAGCATCATCCGTCCCGGCCACATCCTGCCGCTGCGAGCGGTCGACGGCGGCGTGCGCGAGCGCGGCGGACACACCGAGGCCGCCGTCGAGCTCATGCGCCTGGCGGGGCTGAGCCCCGTCGGTGCCATCGCGGAGGTCGTCGCCGACGACGGCAGCATGATGCGCCTGCCCGGGCTGCAGGAGCTGGGCGCCCGTGAGGGCATCCCCGTGATCACCATCGAGCAGCTCATCGCGCATCTGGACGAGATCGACCCGCGCGACCCCGACGAGCGGGCGGGCGGCGTCGGACGCCGGGTGACCCTGCGGGCGGATGCGACCGTGCCGACCGAGCACGGCACCTTCCGATTCCTCGCCTACAAGGACCGCGTCAACGGCGCCGACCACATCGCCGTCGTGTCCGGGACGCCCGGCGAGACCGCACTGGTGCGCGTGCACTCCGAATGCCTGACGGGCGAGGCGTTCGGCTCGCAGAAGTGCGAGTGCGGTCCGCAGCTGCGCGCCTCTCTGGACCTCGTCGGCGAGCAGGGCGGCGTCGTCGTCTACATGCGCGGTCACGAGGGCCGCGGCATCGGCCTCATCAACAAGCTCCGGGCGTACAGCCTGCAGGAGGACGGGCTCGACACCGTCGACGCCAACCTCGCGCTGGGTCTGCCCGCCGACGCCCGCGATTACGCGGCCGCGGCCGACATCCTCGCCGACCTGGGCATCTCCAGGGTGCGCCTGCTGACCAACAACACCGACAAGGTCGCCCAGCTGCGGGCGATGGGACTGGACGTCGTCGAGCAGGTCCCGCTGATCGTCGGCGTCGGCCCCAACAACCATCAGTACCTCGAGACCAAGCGCGACCGCATGGGCCACATCATCGGCGAGACCGAACTGGCCGCTGCGCTCGCGCGCGGAAAGGACCACGCATGA